In a single window of the Gossypium hirsutum isolate 1008001.06 chromosome A13, Gossypium_hirsutum_v2.1, whole genome shotgun sequence genome:
- the LOC107894692 gene encoding probable N-acetyl-gamma-glutamyl-phosphate reductase, chloroplastic, with the protein MSTATFNSICFNQGYLRKGAVKISKVKNRGQRVKFYVGEASVLSTKCMQSSEKNKKEVRIGLLGASGYTGAEIVRLLANHPYFGITLMTADRKAGQSMGSVFPHLITQDLPTMVSVKDADFSSVDAVFCCLPHGTTQEIIKGLPCHLKIVDLSADFRVRDIAEYEEWYGQPHSASELQKEAVYGLTEISREDVKNARLVANPGCYPTSIQLPLVPLIKAKLIEHRNIIIDSKSGVSGAGRGAKEANLYSEIAEGIYSYGVTKHRHVPEIEQGLSDAAQSKINVSFTPHLMPMIRGMQSTIYVELSQGVTIEDLYQQLRKSYEDEEFVKLLDKGVVPRTHNVRGSNYCFMNVFPDRIPGRAIIISVIDNLVKGASGQALQNLNIMLGYPENTGLLYQPLFP; encoded by the exons atgagCACTGCTACTTTCAATTCAATTTGTTTCAATCAAGGTTATTTGCGGAAG GGAGCAGTGAAGATTTCAAAAGTGAAGAATAGAGGCCAAAGAGTAAAGTTTTATGTAGGAGAAGCCTCAGTATTATCGACAAAATGCATGCAATCTTCagaaaagaacaaaaaggaaGTCCGCATTGGTCTCCTTGGTGCTAGTGGTTATACTGGAGCTGAG ATTGTTCGGCTCCTAGCTAACCATCCATACtttggtattacattgatgactGCCGATAGAAAAGCTGGCCAATCTATGGGTTCAGTGTTTCCTCATTTGATAACACAA GATCTGCCAACCATGGTTTCTGTTAAGGATGCAGACTTTTCCAGTGTGGATGCTGTGTTCTGTTGTTTGCCTCATGGAACTACACAG GAAATCATCAAAGGCCTCCCTTGCCATTTGAAGATTGTTGATCTATCTGCA GACTTTCGGGTAAGAGATATCGCTGAGTATGAGGAATGGTATGGTCAACCACATAGCGCTTCAGAATTGCAG AAAGAAGCTGTATATGGCTTGACAGAGATTTCAAGAGAGGATGTAAAAAATGCACGCCTAGTTGCTAATCCTGGTTGTTATCCAACATCAATTCAGCTTCCGCTTGTTCCCTTGATAAAG GCTAAACTCATTGAACACAGAAATATCATTATTGACTCAAAATCTGGTGTCAGTGGAGCTG GACGTGGAGCCAAAGAAGCAAATTTATACTCTGAAATAGCTGAAGGCATATATTCTTATGGTGTTACAAAACATCGACATG TTCCCGAAATTGAACAAGGACTCTCTGATGCTGCTCAGTCAAAAATAAATGTTAGTTTCACACCGCACCTAATGCCAATG ATCCGTGGAATGCAATCAACAATATACGTCGAACTGTCTCAAGGAGTTACAATTGAGGATTTATACCAGCAACTAAGAAAAAGTTACGAG gatgaagaatttgtaaaactgttagaCAAGGGAGTTGTTCCACGTACTCATAATGTTCGTGGTTCCAACTATTGTTTTATGAATGTCTTTCCTGATCGAATACCTGGAAGAGCAATAATCATATCAGTT ATCGATAATCTTGTGAAGGGAGCTTCGGGTCAAGCACTACAAAATCTTAATATAATGCTTGGTTATCCAGAAAATACAGGGCTTCTCTACCAGCCCTTGTTTCCATGA